Proteins encoded together in one Roseibacterium elongatum DSM 19469 window:
- a CDS encoding urease subunit gamma yields MNLSPREKDKLLISLAAMVARNRLLRGVKLNHPEAIALITDFVVEGARDGRSVADLMEAGAHVVTADQCMAGVPDMIHDVQVEATFPDGTKLVTVHHPIR; encoded by the coding sequence ATGAACCTCTCCCCCCGCGAGAAAGACAAGCTGCTGATCAGCCTGGCCGCCATGGTGGCGCGCAACCGATTGCTGCGCGGCGTAAAGCTGAACCACCCCGAGGCGATCGCCCTGATCACCGATTTCGTGGTCGAGGGCGCGCGCGACGGCCGCTCGGTCGCCGACCTGATGGAGGCGGGCGCCCATGTGGTGACCGCCGATCAGTGCATGGCGGGGGTGCCCGATATGATCCATGACGTGCAGGTCGAGGCGACCTTTCCCGATGGCACCAAGCTGGTGACCGTCCATCACCCCATTCGCTGA
- a CDS encoding urease subunit beta has translation MIPGEVMTAPGEIELNAGAEALVLEVSNTGDRPVQVGSHYHFAETNAALAFDRDAARGMRLDIAAGTAVRFEPGQTREVQLVPYGGARAVWGFNQQVQGGL, from the coding sequence ATGATCCCCGGCGAAGTGATGACCGCCCCCGGCGAGATCGAGTTGAACGCAGGCGCCGAGGCGTTGGTGCTCGAGGTCTCGAACACCGGCGACCGCCCCGTTCAGGTCGGCAGCCATTACCATTTCGCGGAAACCAACGCCGCGCTGGCTTTCGACCGTGACGCGGCGCGCGGCATGCGCCTTGATATCGCCGCCGGCACCGCCGTGCGCTTCGAGCCGGGCCAGACGCGCGAGGTGCAACTGGTCCCCTATGGCGGCGCGCGCGCCGTCTGGGGCTTCAACCAACAGGTACAGGGAGGGCTCTGA
- a CDS encoding cyclase family protein → MCDICVMNKVKERMLSRRNFFKGGAAVAAGAAAGGGLVAPKQAFAQAPRTVMDMTHELSEEFPTFGGVPGISYDKQFDFAENGYNLYVLTVNEHTGTHIDAPLHFSADGQSVAEIPVENLACPLCVIDIRARAAEDRDTQVTPDDLTAWISEHGEIPDGACVAMNSGWADKVGTDDFRGADAARGGSLHFPGFHIEATQMLLEETNAACIAVDTLSLDHGPSADFATHYAWLPAGRYGIECLAGLDAMPASGGTLMVGAPKVRGGTGGPARIMGLA, encoded by the coding sequence ATGTGCGATATTTGCGTGATGAACAAGGTGAAGGAGCGGATGCTGTCGCGCCGCAATTTCTTCAAGGGGGGCGCGGCCGTGGCCGCGGGGGCCGCTGCGGGCGGCGGCCTTGTGGCACCCAAACAGGCCTTTGCGCAGGCCCCGCGCACAGTGATGGACATGACGCATGAGCTGTCCGAGGAGTTTCCGACCTTCGGCGGTGTGCCCGGCATATCCTACGACAAGCAGTTCGATTTCGCCGAGAATGGCTATAACCTCTATGTCCTGACGGTAAACGAGCACACGGGCACCCATATCGACGCGCCGCTGCATTTTTCCGCCGATGGTCAATCGGTGGCCGAGATCCCGGTCGAAAACCTCGCCTGTCCGCTTTGTGTGATCGACATCCGCGCCCGCGCGGCCGAGGATCGCGATACGCAGGTCACGCCTGACGACCTGACCGCGTGGATTTCCGAACATGGCGAGATCCCCGACGGGGCCTGCGTGGCGATGAATTCGGGTTGGGCCGACAAGGTGGGCACCGATGACTTCCGGGGCGCGGATGCCGCGCGCGGCGGGTCGCTGCATTTCCCCGGCTTCCATATCGAGGCGACGCAGATGTTGCTGGAGGAAACCAACGCGGCCTGCATCGCGGTCGACACCCTGTCGCTCGATCACGGCCCCTCGGCCGATTTCGCCACGCATTACGCATGGCTGCCGGCGGGGCGCTACGGCATCGAATGCCTTGCAGGGCTTGATGCCATGCCGGCCTCGGGTGGCACGCTCATGGTGGGCGCGCCCAAGGTGCGCGGCGGCACCGGCGGCCCGGCCCGGATCATGGGGCTGGCCTGA
- a CDS encoding carboxymuconolactone decarboxylase family protein yields MGTVPLLRDEDLSPEAAEVFAEIRALRGTDYVNNFWRAMAHDPARLREIWDRLKVLMGPGELDPLTKEMIYVAVSVANSCTYCIHSHTAQAKAKGMTDAMHMELLAVIGTAMQTNGLVTAMQVEVDEVFKA; encoded by the coding sequence ATGGGAACCGTGCCCCTTTTGCGTGACGAGGACCTGTCGCCCGAGGCGGCAGAGGTGTTCGCCGAGATCCGTGCCCTGAGGGGCACGGATTACGTCAACAATTTCTGGCGTGCGATGGCCCATGATCCGGCCCGCCTGCGCGAGATCTGGGACAGGTTGAAGGTGTTGATGGGCCCGGGCGAGTTGGACCCGCTGACCAAGGAGATGATCTATGTCGCCGTCTCGGTGGCGAATTCCTGCACCTACTGCATCCACTCCCACACCGCGCAGGCCAAGGCCAAGGGCATGACCGACGCGATGCATATGGAACTGCTGGCCGTGATCGGCACCGCGATGCAGACCAACGGGTTGGTGACCGCGATGCAGGTCGAGGTGGACGAGGTGTTCAAGGCGTGA
- a CDS encoding GNAT family N-acetyltransferase → MIESSAITIARAAIPADFKAAADLTRTYFAALRTYSRDADAMVDAYLGNHDVEAELADLGGHFAPPNGACLLAASTEQPLGVVMLSRKAATHCEMNRMYVFERARGTGLGRKLCYAILEEARTMGFRRMTLETMPFLTAAISLYRSVGFTPYHGSDARFVNLQMTL, encoded by the coding sequence GTGATCGAGTCCTCGGCCATAACCATCGCGCGCGCCGCGATACCCGCGGATTTCAAGGCCGCCGCAGATCTGACGCGCACGTATTTCGCGGCCCTCCGCACGTATTCGCGCGACGCTGATGCTATGGTCGACGCCTATCTTGGGAACCATGACGTTGAGGCCGAACTTGCGGATCTAGGGGGCCATTTCGCCCCGCCCAATGGTGCGTGTTTGCTTGCCGCTTCAACAGAGCAACCGCTTGGCGTCGTTATGCTGAGCCGCAAGGCGGCAACCCATTGCGAAATGAACCGGATGTACGTTTTCGAGAGGGCGCGGGGCACCGGCCTTGGCCGGAAGCTGTGCTATGCGATCCTGGAAGAAGCCCGGACTATGGGCTTTCGGCGCATGACCTTGGAAACCATGCCGTTTCTGACCGCCGCAATTTCCCTTTATCGCTCTGTTGGCTTCACGCCGTATCACGGAAGCGATGCGCGATTTGTGAACCTCCAAATGACGCTTTGA
- the ureC gene encoding urease subunit alpha, which produces MPTRIPRTTYADMYGPTTGDRVRLADTDLIIEVERDLTTYGEEVKFGGGKVIRDGMGQSQVTRAGGAVDTVITNALIVDHTGITKADIGLKDGRIAAIGKAGNPDTQPNVDIIIGPGTEAIAGEGRIVTAGGFDAHIHFICPQQIDDAIHSGITTMLGGGTGPAHGTLATTCTPGPWHIGRMLQSFDAFPVNLGLSAKGNASRPEALVEMVSAGACAMKLHEDWGTTPGAIDCCLSVADDMDVQVMIHTDTLNESGFVENTLRAIGDRTIHAFHTEGAGGGHAPDIMKVVGYQNILPSSTNPTMPYTVNTLEEHLDMLMVCHHLDKSIPEDVAFAESRIRKETIAAEDILHDMGAFSVMASDSQAMGRVGEVIIRTWQTADKMKKQRGRLPEEQGDNDNYRVKRYVAKYTINPAIVHGMSTEIGSVELGKRADLVIWTPAFFGVKPEMVLVGGSIAVAQMGDPNASIPTPQPVWSRPMFASFGRAVERSSVVFVSQAAQAAGIGQSLGLAKETVAVEGIRTVRKSDLIHNGATPTVQVDPETYEVRADGELLTCEPAETLPMAQRYFMY; this is translated from the coding sequence ATGCCCACCCGTATCCCCCGCACCACCTATGCCGACATGTATGGCCCCACCACGGGCGACCGGGTGCGGCTGGCCGATACCGACCTGATCATCGAGGTCGAGCGTGACCTGACCACTTACGGCGAAGAGGTGAAATTCGGCGGCGGCAAGGTGATCCGCGACGGCATGGGGCAGTCTCAGGTCACCCGCGCGGGCGGGGCGGTGGACACGGTCATCACCAATGCGCTGATCGTGGACCATACCGGCATCACCAAGGCCGATATCGGGCTCAAAGACGGGCGCATCGCCGCCATCGGCAAGGCGGGCAACCCCGATACCCAGCCGAATGTCGACATCATCATCGGACCGGGGACCGAGGCCATCGCGGGCGAGGGGCGCATCGTCACGGCGGGGGGCTTTGACGCGCATATCCACTTCATCTGCCCGCAGCAGATCGACGACGCGATCCATTCCGGCATCACGACGATGCTGGGCGGCGGCACCGGCCCGGCCCATGGCACGCTCGCCACCACCTGCACGCCGGGGCCGTGGCATATCGGGCGGATGCTGCAGAGCTTCGACGCCTTCCCGGTGAACCTCGGGCTGTCGGCCAAGGGCAACGCCTCGCGCCCCGAGGCACTGGTCGAAATGGTGAGTGCCGGGGCCTGCGCCATGAAACTGCACGAGGATTGGGGCACCACGCCCGGCGCCATCGATTGCTGCCTGTCGGTGGCCGATGACATGGACGTGCAGGTGATGATCCACACGGACACGCTGAACGAGAGTGGATTTGTGGAAAACACGCTGAGGGCGATCGGCGACCGCACCATCCACGCCTTCCATACCGAGGGGGCGGGGGGCGGCCATGCCCCTGATATCATGAAGGTCGTGGGATATCAGAACATCCTGCCCTCCAGCACGAACCCGACGATGCCCTACACTGTGAATACTTTGGAAGAGCATCTGGACATGCTGATGGTGTGCCACCACCTCGACAAATCCATCCCCGAGGATGTCGCCTTTGCCGAAAGCCGCATCCGCAAGGAGACCATCGCGGCCGAGGATATCCTGCACGACATGGGCGCGTTCAGCGTCATGGCGTCGGACAGTCAGGCCATGGGCCGGGTGGGCGAGGTCATCATCCGCACCTGGCAGACCGCCGACAAGATGAAGAAACAGCGTGGCCGCCTGCCCGAGGAACAGGGCGACAACGACAATTACCGCGTCAAACGCTACGTCGCGAAATACACGATCAACCCGGCCATCGTGCATGGGATGAGCACCGAGATCGGCTCGGTCGAGCTGGGCAAACGCGCCGATCTGGTGATCTGGACCCCGGCGTTTTTCGGGGTGAAGCCGGAAATGGTGCTGGTCGGCGGGTCGATCGCCGTGGCGCAGATGGGCGACCCCAACGCCTCGATCCCGACGCCACAGCCGGTCTGGTCGCGGCCCATGTTCGCCAGTTTCGGGCGTGCTGTGGAACGGTCCTCGGTCGTCTTCGTCAGCCAGGCCGCGCAAGCGGCGGGGATTGGCCAGAGCCTTGGGCTGGCCAAGGAAACCGTCGCGGTCGAGGGCATCCGCACCGTGCGCAAATCCGACCTCATCCACAACGGGGCGACACCGACGGTCCAGGTCGATCCCGAAACCTACGAGGTACGGGCGGATGGCGAGTTGCTCACCTGCGAGCCGGCCGAAACCTTGCCCATGGCGCAGCGCTATTTCATGTATTGA
- the ureE gene encoding urease accessory protein UreE: protein MTSDLRTAHVYHGHAHGTPADRVVLSYEDRFLRRKVLTTAGGERVLVDLPQTVSLDHGGVLLTADGGEIAVEAAVEPLLEVTGPDLPRLAWHVGNRHTPCQIEAGRLLIQPDHVIADMLSRLGARLREVSEPFTPEGGAYGHGRTHGHDHGHEHGHDHAHDHGHDHSH from the coding sequence ATGACCTCGGATCTGAGAACGGCTCATGTCTATCATGGCCATGCGCATGGCACGCCCGCCGACCGGGTGGTGCTGAGTTACGAGGATCGGTTCTTGCGGCGCAAGGTCCTGACGACCGCCGGGGGTGAACGGGTGCTTGTGGACCTACCGCAAACCGTGTCGCTGGATCACGGCGGGGTCCTGCTGACCGCCGATGGCGGCGAGATCGCCGTCGAGGCGGCGGTCGAACCGCTGCTCGAGGTCACCGGCCCGGACTTGCCGCGCCTGGCCTGGCATGTGGGCAATCGCCACACACCCTGCCAGATCGAGGCCGGTCGCCTGCTGATCCAGCCCGATCACGTCATCGCCGACATGCTTTCACGGCTGGGGGCCCGTCTGCGCGAGGTGTCCGAGCCGTTCACCCCCGAGGGCGGGGCCTATGGTCACGGCCGCACGCATGGCCATGATCACGGGCATGAACACGGGCACGACCACGCACATGACCATGGGCACGATCATTCGCATTGA
- a CDS encoding urease accessory protein UreF, which produces MSDDLLHLTQWLSPAFPVSAYAYSHGLEADIAAGRVHDARTATEWIATVLEAGAGRNDALILLGVLAGRDADAMADLARAMAGSAERWEETRAMGAAFAETVAGLGRGDGVARPYPVAVGLAARGLDLPRKSVLSLFLQGFAANLVSVAVRFVPLGQAVGQQMLAEFQPRIMQLADRLCACDPDRIEDHLGAACFGADLAAMEHEDQEVRIYRT; this is translated from the coding sequence ATGTCGGACGATCTGCTGCATCTGACGCAATGGCTGTCGCCGGCCTTTCCGGTCTCGGCTTATGCCTATTCGCACGGGCTCGAGGCCGATATCGCCGCAGGCCGCGTCCATGATGCCCGCACCGCGACAGAGTGGATCGCGACGGTGCTCGAGGCCGGGGCAGGCCGCAATGATGCCCTGATTCTGCTGGGCGTTCTGGCCGGGCGCGACGCGGACGCGATGGCCGATCTGGCGCGCGCGATGGCCGGCTCGGCCGAACGGTGGGAGGAGACGCGCGCGATGGGCGCGGCCTTTGCCGAAACGGTCGCGGGGCTTGGGCGCGGCGATGGGGTGGCACGGCCCTATCCGGTGGCCGTCGGTCTGGCCGCGCGGGGCCTTGATCTGCCCCGAAAATCGGTCTTGTCCCTGTTCCTGCAGGGCTTTGCCGCCAACCTCGTGTCGGTCGCCGTGCGCTTCGTGCCGCTTGGGCAGGCGGTGGGGCAACAGATGTTGGCGGAATTCCAGCCGCGTATCATGCAGCTGGCCGACAGGCTTTGCGCCTGTGATCCCGACCGGATCGAGGATCACCTTGGCGCGGCCTGTTTCGGGGCCGATCTGGCCGCGATGGAGCATGAGGACCAGGAGGTCCGGATTTACAGAACCTGA
- the ureG gene encoding urease accessory protein UreG, translating into MGKTVNGPLRVGIGGPVGAGKTTLTEKLCRAMADTYSVAVITNDIYTSEDAQFLLRAQALPADRIKGVETGGCPHTAIREDASINLAAVAEFRERIPDLDVILIESGGDNLAATFSPELADLTLYVIDTAAGQDIPRKKGPGVTRSDLLIVNKLDLAPHVGVDPDLLRSDTEVARGTRPFVMASLRDGRGVDEVVAFLQEAGGL; encoded by the coding sequence ATGGGAAAAACTGTGAATGGTCCGCTGCGCGTGGGCATCGGGGGGCCTGTCGGGGCCGGCAAGACGACCCTGACCGAGAAACTGTGCCGGGCGATGGCCGATACCTATTCGGTCGCGGTGATCACCAACGATATCTACACCTCCGAGGATGCCCAGTTCCTGCTGCGCGCGCAGGCGCTGCCGGCGGACCGGATCAAGGGGGTCGAAACCGGCGGGTGCCCACATACCGCGATCCGCGAGGATGCCTCGATCAATCTGGCCGCCGTGGCCGAGTTCCGCGAAAGGATTCCCGATCTGGACGTGATCCTGATCGAATCCGGTGGCGACAACCTGGCCGCGACCTTCTCGCCCGAACTGGCGGATCTGACGCTGTATGTGATTGACACCGCCGCGGGGCAGGATATTCCGCGCAAGAAAGGGCCGGGGGTGACGCGCTCGGACCTGCTGATCGTGAACAAACTCGATCTGGCCCCCCATGTCGGCGTCGATCCCGACCTGCTGCGCTCGGACACCGAGGTGGCCCGCGGCACGCGCCCCTTCGTCATGGCCAGTCTGCGCGATGGCCGCGGAGTGGACGAGGTGGTGGCCTTTCTGCAAGAGGCCGGCGGGCTTTAG
- a CDS encoding vWA domain-containing protein, producing the protein MAELAPLDLPERPQLVRNITHFARALRNAGLPAGPGRVADAIRAVEAAGFTDRADFYYTLQACFTSRPEHRHAFDQLFRLYWRDPRFLEHMMSLMLPAVRGVAEDRTAKPAEKRAAEALLHGVAQDAPEIDQPEDQGTEIEVDATLTMSREERLKTLDFEQMSLAEMAEAKRMLARMTLAVKPLKSRRTAPAHRGRSPDWRASMRSSLRRGGEIMEFSTKHHRTRWPALVCLCDISGSMSSYSRAVLHFLHAVANQKGAGWARVHAFTFGTRLTNITRHLAQRDVDAALAAAGAEAQDWEGGTRIGSCLEAFNRDWSRRVLGQGAVVLLITDGLDRDEPDRLAAAMERLQLSARRVIWVNPLLRWEGFAPKAAGIRAMLPHVDAFRAGHNIAALAGLAEAISRPDDMGEKARLMALLAD; encoded by the coding sequence ATGGCCGAGCTTGCCCCCCTTGATCTGCCCGAACGCCCGCAACTGGTGCGCAACATCACCCATTTCGCGCGGGCGCTGCGCAACGCCGGCCTGCCCGCCGGGCCGGGGCGCGTGGCCGACGCCATCCGCGCGGTCGAGGCGGCGGGCTTCACCGACCGGGCCGATTTCTACTACACGCTTCAGGCGTGTTTCACGTCACGCCCCGAGCATCGGCACGCCTTCGACCAGCTTTTTCGCCTATACTGGCGCGACCCGCGGTTCCTCGAACATATGATGTCCTTGATGCTGCCCGCCGTGCGCGGCGTGGCCGAGGACCGCACCGCGAAACCCGCCGAGAAACGGGCCGCCGAGGCCCTTTTGCACGGCGTGGCGCAGGATGCCCCCGAGATCGACCAGCCCGAGGACCAGGGCACCGAGATCGAGGTGGACGCCACCCTGACCATGAGCCGGGAAGAGCGCCTGAAAACGCTGGATTTCGAGCAGATGTCGCTGGCCGAAATGGCCGAGGCCAAGCGCATGCTGGCGCGCATGACCCTGGCCGTGAAACCGCTGAAAAGCCGGCGGACCGCCCCCGCGCATCGCGGCCGCAGCCCCGACTGGCGGGCGAGCATGCGCAGCTCGCTCAGGCGCGGCGGCGAGATCATGGAGTTCAGCACGAAACACCATCGCACGCGCTGGCCCGCGCTGGTGTGCCTGTGCGATATTTCGGGCTCGATGTCGTCCTACAGCCGCGCCGTGCTGCATTTCCTGCATGCGGTGGCCAACCAGAAGGGCGCAGGCTGGGCGCGGGTGCATGCCTTCACCTTCGGGACGCGACTGACCAACATCACCCGTCATCTTGCGCAGCGCGACGTGGATGCCGCATTGGCTGCCGCCGGGGCCGAGGCGCAGGACTGGGAGGGGGGCACGCGCATCGGGTCGTGCCTCGAGGCGTTCAACCGCGACTGGTCGCGCCGCGTTCTGGGGCAGGGGGCGGTGGTGCTGCTGATCACCGACGGGCTGGACCGCGACGAGCCCGACCGGCTGGCGGCTGCGATGGAGCGGCTGCAGTTGAGTGCGCGGCGCGTGATCTGGGTAAACCCGCTCTTGCGATGGGAGGGGTTCGCCCCAAAGGCCGCGGGCATCCGCGCCATGCTGCCCCATGTCGACGCCTTCCGCGCCGGTCACAACATCGCCGCCCTCGCCGGTCTGGCCGAGGCGATCAGCCGCCCGGACGACATGGGCGAAAAGGCCCGGTTGATGGCCCTGCTGGCGGACTAG
- a CDS encoding OmpA family protein — translation MRRNLTTTTALVASLALSLPAPLPLAAQEAAPSGDVLECPPGLSPEECAAQAAQGLLDGAQEALDTAGEAVESGAEAVGEAVEDAADSAGQIVDEVAPADAAPEEATAPDRETAAPEESAAPEPRPVEPAAPVEAPDAPTPAEAPGTAEEADTAEEPAGKPAPEAEDGGPDAGPVDSPEQIEEALGQDVSEPGPDMADETGGAPEETPQEPATGNGDGAEAEADAQIEVELAPETPGLPETPLAAEEAATGSAEETMAGADAAEAVEETTETVTEETARRSDEDFAETGDPAAATDGRNRDDDGPGFLEGAVLGAAGAVVIGALLNGNREVVSRAPDRVVVQDPNGNLQVLRDDDAILRQPGAEVTTRSYADGSSQTEVRQPDGATVVTIRNAEARVVKRIVISPDGSETVLFDDTVAVAPVDVAALPDPDRAAAPRIEPGNEDALRAALMQQAAIDRGFSLNQVRQIERVRYLAPAVQVENITFETGSAAIQPGQAEALFDLGQLMTGLIEENPGEVFLIEGHTDAVGSAVSNLTLSDRRAETVARALTEYFGVSPANMVLQGYGESDLRISTAEAERANRRVVVRRITPLLQVARAD, via the coding sequence ATGCGCCGCAATCTGACAACCACCACCGCCCTTGTGGCCAGCCTTGCGTTGAGCCTTCCCGCCCCGCTGCCGCTGGCGGCGCAAGAGGCCGCGCCGTCGGGGGATGTCCTGGAATGCCCGCCGGGTCTGTCGCCCGAGGAATGCGCGGCCCAGGCCGCGCAGGGCCTGCTGGACGGGGCACAGGAGGCCTTAGACACTGCGGGCGAGGCGGTCGAAAGCGGGGCCGAGGCCGTGGGCGAGGCCGTGGAAGACGCCGCAGACAGCGCAGGACAGATCGTGGACGAGGTGGCTCCGGCAGACGCGGCGCCGGAAGAGGCGACCGCGCCGGATCGCGAGACCGCGGCCCCCGAAGAGAGCGCCGCGCCCGAGCCGCGCCCGGTCGAACCTGCCGCACCCGTCGAGGCACCGGACGCGCCCACCCCTGCCGAAGCGCCCGGCACCGCAGAGGAGGCCGACACCGCAGAGGAGCCCGCAGGAAAGCCCGCCCCCGAGGCCGAGGATGGAGGCCCCGATGCCGGCCCCGTGGACTCGCCCGAGCAGATCGAAGAGGCGCTTGGGCAGGACGTGTCCGAACCCGGCCCCGACATGGCCGACGAAACCGGGGGCGCCCCCGAAGAAACGCCTCAGGAGCCGGCAACCGGCAACGGCGACGGTGCGGAGGCCGAGGCCGACGCGCAAATCGAGGTCGAACTCGCGCCCGAAACCCCCGGCTTGCCCGAAACGCCCCTCGCCGCCGAGGAAGCCGCCACTGGCAGCGCCGAGGAAACCATGGCCGGTGCCGACGCGGCCGAGGCGGTCGAGGAAACGACCGAGACCGTGACCGAAGAAACCGCGCGCCGCTCGGACGAGGATTTCGCCGAGACGGGCGACCCGGCAGCCGCCACCGATGGGCGCAACCGCGACGATGATGGCCCGGGTTTCCTCGAGGGCGCGGTGCTGGGGGCCGCCGGTGCCGTTGTCATCGGCGCACTTCTGAACGGCAATCGCGAGGTCGTCAGTCGCGCCCCGGACCGTGTCGTGGTGCAGGACCCGAACGGCAACCTGCAGGTGCTGCGCGACGATGACGCCATCCTGCGCCAACCCGGCGCCGAGGTGACGACGCGCAGCTATGCCGATGGCTCCAGCCAGACCGAGGTGCGCCAGCCCGATGGCGCGACCGTCGTCACGATCCGCAACGCCGAGGCGCGCGTGGTCAAGCGTATCGTCATCTCGCCCGACGGCAGCGAAACCGTCCTGTTCGACGATACCGTCGCGGTCGCGCCCGTCGATGTCGCCGCGCTGCCCGACCCCGACCGCGCGGCCGCCCCGCGCATCGAACCGGGCAACGAGGACGCCCTGCGCGCCGCCCTGATGCAGCAGGCGGCGATCGACCGTGGCTTTTCCCTCAACCAGGTGCGCCAGATCGAGCGCGTGCGCTATCTGGCCCCGGCCGTTCAGGTCGAAAACATCACCTTCGAGACCGGCTCGGCGGCGATCCAGCCCGGACAGGCCGAGGCGCTGTTCGACCTCGGGCAGTTGATGACCGGCCTGATCGAGGAAAACCCCGGCGAGGTTTTCCTGATCGAAGGGCATACCGATGCCGTGGGCAGCGCCGTGAGCAACCTCACCCTGTCCGACCGCCGCGCCGAAACGGTGGCCCGCGCGCTGACCGAGTATTTCGGCGTTTCACCCGCGAACATGGTGCTGCAAGGCTATGGCGAAAGCGATCTGCGCATCTCGACCGCCGAGGCCGAACGCGCCAATCGCCGGGTCGTCGTGCGCCGGATCACGCCGCTGTTGCAAGTGGCGCGCGCCGACTGA
- a CDS encoding XdhC family protein: protein MAHDLENMPEIALEWHRAGKGAVLATVVETWGSAPRPVGSQLVISGDGEMEGSVSGGCVEGAVVVEAMEAVGDDSGQMLEFGVSDDQAFAVGLACGGRIRVWLEPVGGALPVDLLQDLVAARAARCPVAYVVDTARGTRRLDAADAWPDRFRMDRSGMEDDGATFIHIHNPPLRMVVVGAVHIAQALLPMARLAGYDPVLVDPRPAFGAAARFPGETIVEDWPDEALDALGLDPRVAVVTLTHDPKLDDPAIERALRSDVFYLGCLGSTRTHAKRVARLTEAGFAEDAIARIHAPVGLDIGARGPAEIAVSILAEVTQRLRQG, encoded by the coding sequence ATGGCCCACGATCTGGAGAACATGCCCGAGATCGCGCTGGAGTGGCACCGCGCTGGCAAGGGGGCGGTGCTGGCCACCGTGGTCGAGACATGGGGCAGCGCGCCGCGGCCCGTGGGCAGCCAGCTGGTCATCTCCGGTGACGGTGAGATGGAGGGGTCGGTCTCGGGCGGCTGCGTCGAGGGCGCCGTAGTGGTCGAGGCGATGGAGGCCGTGGGCGACGACAGTGGGCAGATGCTGGAATTCGGGGTCTCCGACGATCAGGCCTTTGCCGTCGGACTGGCCTGTGGCGGGCGCATCCGGGTCTGGCTGGAACCCGTTGGCGGCGCACTGCCCGTGGACCTTTTGCAAGATCTCGTTGCCGCCCGCGCCGCGCGCTGCCCGGTGGCCTATGTTGTGGATACCGCGCGCGGCACGCGCAGGCTCGACGCCGCCGATGCCTGGCCCGACAGGTTTCGCATGGACCGTTCGGGGATGGAGGACGATGGCGCGACCTTCATCCACATCCATAACCCGCCCTTGCGCATGGTCGTGGTGGGTGCGGTGCATATCGCCCAGGCGCTGCTGCCGATGGCGCGGCTGGCGGGCTATGACCCGGTGCTGGTCGATCCGCGGCCCGCGTTCGGGGCCGCGGCGCGCTTTCCCGGCGAAACCATTGTCGAGGATTGGCCCGACGAGGCGTTGGATGCCCTCGGGCTCGATCCGCGCGTGGCCGTTGTGACCCTGACCCATGATCCGAAACTGGACGATCCGGCCATCGAGCGGGCGCTGCGCTCGGATGTGTTCTATCTCGGGTGCCTCGGGTCCACGCGAACCCATGCCAAGCGCGTGGCCCGCCTGACCGAAGCCGGCTTTGCCGAGGACGCGATCGCGCGCATCCACGCCCCCGTCGGCCTGGATATCGGTGCGCGTGGCCCGGCCGAGATCGCCGTGTCGATCCTGGCCGAGGTCACCCAAAGGTTGCGGCAGGGATGA